A part of Hippea maritima DSM 10411 genomic DNA contains:
- a CDS encoding galactose-1-phosphate uridylyltransferase, producing MSEIRYDVIHDEYSLVAPERLHRPNYYAGVVEARIDETIEACPFCEGKEYLTPPEIFAIRSNKPNMPGWKVRVIPNLYKAVQIETPFGSKEAGLYEIHNGFGAHEVIIDTPRHLLRLDKMSKDEYFNWLYTLRLRLADLRNDKRMVYFSIFKNHGFSASATQVHPHTQLIALPVVPKSKLNDYNRAFDYHLRNNRSLFDSVIQRELNEAKRIIYSDDEFLVFAPFASRFAFEVSIISKQNGFVSLLDLNDKNLNNLAKLLLKIMNSLYRQLGNFDFNLIFNTPPMQKTYATERFYDRLHEFWRFQISITPRLFGLGGFEIDSCIYINPVLPEDAAGFLRRGLEE from the coding sequence ATGTCTGAGATAAGATACGATGTTATACACGACGAGTATTCTTTAGTAGCTCCAGAGAGATTGCATAGACCGAATTACTATGCAGGTGTGGTTGAGGCAAGGATAGATGAGACGATAGAGGCGTGTCCGTTTTGCGAGGGCAAGGAGTATCTAACTCCACCTGAGATATTTGCAATAAGAAGCAATAAGCCGAACATGCCTGGATGGAAGGTTAGGGTTATACCAAACCTTTATAAAGCTGTCCAAATAGAGACGCCATTTGGTAGTAAGGAGGCTGGATTATATGAGATTCATAATGGTTTTGGTGCTCACGAGGTTATAATAGATACACCACGACATCTACTTAGACTTGATAAGATGAGTAAAGATGAATATTTCAATTGGCTTTATACCCTGAGGTTAAGACTTGCAGATTTGCGCAACGACAAACGTATGGTTTATTTTTCTATATTTAAAAATCACGGATTTTCTGCCTCGGCAACGCAAGTGCACCCTCATACTCAATTAATTGCTTTGCCAGTTGTGCCAAAAAGCAAGCTTAATGATTACAACAGGGCATTTGATTACCATTTAAGAAATAACCGTTCTTTGTTCGATAGCGTAATACAACGAGAATTGAATGAAGCTAAACGAATAATTTATAGTGATGATGAATTTTTAGTATTTGCTCCGTTTGCCTCGAGATTTGCATTTGAGGTATCGATTATAAGTAAACAAAATGGCTTTGTAAGTTTATTGGATTTAAACGATAAAAACTTAAACAATTTGGCTAAACTTCTTTTGAAGATTATGAATTCACTTTATAGGCAGCTTGGTAATTTTGACTTTAACCTCATATTCAATACTCCACCTATGCAAAAAACCTATGCAACGGAAAGGTTTTACGATAGATTACATGAATTCTGGCGTTTTCAGATAAGTATAACACCGAGATTGTTCGGACTTGGTGGGTTTGAGATTGATAGTTGTATTTATATAAACCCCGTTTTGCCTGAAGATGCGGCGGGATTTTTAAGAAGGGGGCTTGAAGAATGA